A segment of the Polyodon spathula isolate WHYD16114869_AA chromosome 17, ASM1765450v1, whole genome shotgun sequence genome:
AACTAAAGGTAAGGACTGAGGAAGTAGTCTCAGAATATTATTAAACTGTGTATAAGAGTCTGCTGTCAGTAAGACCatctgtgaaggggatgcagaGGGTTACAGCTTTTATCTGGTACAGAATAAAGGTCAGGGGTCCCATTTGCACAGCACTCGATTGCTCTGCAATGTGAGAGCAGCACATGGACAcagaagtgtgtgctacatatgtGATGTGTTCAAAATAGTAAAATTACCAAGCAGTGTGGCAGATCTATTCACTTGacattttatttggtttgttttttggaaatATTAGTAACCTAATAAAAATAGACATATAAGAAACATAAATGAATGGATGTCATGTTCTAGAAAGGATGTTCCAGTTAAATACAGAATAGCTAGACCTTAtagtattcatttaaatttatttgaagTGCCAGTTAAAATGTAGCTTTGAAGACACCCCTGGCTAGTGCACTAACCAAAGCTTCATTTTCAATTTCTTATATAAAATGCCCCTTGTtcttttgtggtgttttttttttttattttctgtttcacctTTTACCCTGGATACTTTAGATTCCTGTGTGTAGCATAGACCATGGCAGGAGAGATCATAATACCTGTGTGACCCCGAAAGAGAGAACACTGAAGAGAAAAAGGAGTGTCTGAGGTGGTatgcctctctctcctcctgccTCCCCCATAGTCAGCAAGCTACAATAATCTTACAAGGGTAAAGTAACAAGACGTGCTTTTGTTTCTCAGGACTATGCTGAGAGAATACGGCCCATGGTGAGGGATGGTGTCTATTTCATGTATGAAGCTATTCATGGACCTCCAAAGAAAATCCTAGTAGAAGGTGCCAATGCGGCCTTGCTTGACATTGACTTTGGTAAGTCTGTTCCCAGCTTGGATTTTATATATGGGACTGAAAACATACATATGTTCCTACTATACACAGTTGatgtaaaaactgcaaaaaaacaaattgcaattgGAAATGAATGCATGTGGTTACAAAACAAATTAGGATAGATGCATGCCTAATGGGACATGAAGGTTTGCTTAGAATAACCTCTAGCATAACAAATTATAACAATAACAGTACAATTAATTTGATTCAGAGGCAAAGCAACCTTTTTAAAATGGAGCAATGCAGCTTCCTTTCCAAATTAAAACCGAAGCACATAAGAGGGGaacatggtacatttttataattttttctcataaaacccttataaaagttgcaTGTAGTAAAATCATAGCCAGTGTGTTTTAAgacatggtaaaacataggtaataCCTAAAGGGGTGTAGTACAGcatcaataaaaacacataccCAGCCATGGTAAACCATGTGTAATGAACAGTAtaaccacagtgaaagcatggggaaactgcagaGAACATTTCCCGTGGTgcacttttataagggcagtgCTTCATATTGTGTATTTCTTGCTTCCAGGCACATACCCGTTTGTCACCTCGTCCAACTGCACCGTGGGAGGGGTGTGCACTGGCCTGGGGATCCCCCCACTCAACATCGGGGAGGTCTACGGGGTGGTGAAAGCTTACACCACACGTGTGGGCATTGGAGCTTTCCCCACAGAGCAGAATAATGTGAGTGACCAGACTTGAGGAGGCACATGCACTTTTACTAAGCAGTCTGATCATTTTATCACGTGTCTCTCACAATGGGAAAATATACGTTCAAAGTGATGTGAAGTGATGTGTCGTACAGTAAAATAGTTATGTATCTCCAAATGGTTGACCCTCACATGCTTGAATGACATTGATACCCCAAGGACATATAGGTATATTTACTTCTAAATTTGAATTTGtactaaatgtgtttaatatcttattatgtgtataattgtaattatacacaTAATAAgatagtgtaatacagcatagcaaaagcaattataaaaaaaaaaaaattgttaagtACTGTGAAGCTGAGTGAGGTccagtaaagcatattacaaaacattgCAAACTGTGCTAAGCTATGGTAAACGCGTTGTACAAccaagggaaaagcatgggaaaactgcagaattttCTGCAGGTCAACCCCTGTGATGATACTTGGTGGCAGGGGTAGTACACTGTCCAGAAGTcagtttgaatgattttttttaatttatttttttactacattGCAGGAAGTTGGAGAACTGCTACAGACCAGAGGCCATGAAGTGGGCGTGACCACGGGCAGGAAGAGGCGCTGTGGTTGGCTGGACCTCGTCATCCTGAGATACGCAAACATGATTAACGGCTTCACTGCGTAAGTGGACAAGCCTTTCACTGCAGTGTAAATTTCGCCTGTCCTATTAAGTGACAGCATCAGGGTCTGCTATGAACGAATGCTCTCAAGTGTCGTATTTCATCTCCAAGTTCAATTTGTGACCGACTGGTCAAACATGGTGACCCTTACCGCTTATAATTTCTCAGAAAAGCTGTGctattaaaatgttgtatttttcacaataTCAAGGTATGCAAAATTGGCACAATGCATAATAAGGGAAGGTTTAAATAACAAAATCTTCTGAAATGTTCTCCTCTAACACACTTTTGGTGCCAGTATCCAATCTTtaacatatacattattatattatattttataaaaatgttaaaagattATAACAAATTGTTTTCTGCATTGTAGACTGTGCATACTGTTTGATTGCAAACTTCTGGTCAAAATTTCTTTAAGTAACTGCAGTAAATAACATTGCTAAATTATAGCCTgtttgttaaagagtaagtaacagggTTCAGAAAAACATAGCGTtgcacatccccacgtgctgctgctactgtttaaataatctacctggtcatttttcttttcattgttaagatTCTAACCACCTTTTAtccttataactttaaagtctgtttcaaagctattttcaaaatgtctgtacTCATGGATctttgacacatttaataaagtaaaccaccgtattttattatttttttgttaacctgtggtcttcattaataataatacctaGTATTCCAACTTCTCTTCCACAGTTTAGCTTTAACAAAACTGGATATCCTGGATGTTATGGATGAGATTAAAGTGGGAATTGCCTACAAGTTAAATGGGAAGAGAATTCCATATTTCCCAGGTATGGTCTTGgcatggtgtgtgtttgttttacattctcccattactgtttaaataacccCACAACAGTAGGGCTATAGTGGCGGTACATCAGGCTTACATGTTTTGCTCTTTCACTTGTGAAAACAGGTCATGGTGGCCTATTTAGGCAAAAGTACTGGCATTTGAGTGGTTGGGATAAGGAAAGCTATCATAACAAAAACACTTATGATGatgatttactttttatataatgCTTCTGTTTCAATAGCCCGATACTTATTTCTGATCAGTTGGGGGAAAGTCATGGTACTACCTTGAATTAGGTCAAAACAATCAAAATTATAGAAAAGTAAGCATGCTGACATCTAGGAAACCCACAATACACTGGCCAGAGCAACCACAAGAAAGCAGCAACTGCCTGATCTATTGagaaacatttacttttaatATCCACCAATGGATATATTTTGtaagaacagttttattttaaaacataacaccAAAATACTAGTTATAACATAGGCACAttacattaaagagtaagtagtggtaAAATATAGcatttgctacaactgtttaaataatgtacctgtaatttttcttttcattgttaaatccTGACAACTGTTTACACTTATAAGTTTAAAGTCTTTCAaggatcttttcaaaatggccgctgtagtgcactggggtttgagatctgtcctctaaatcactgcaggaagaaaaaaaagtgctgtagCTTTTCTTTTCCGTCCCACCATATGGAAacttacaggtacattattacttgtactaacagctggggacgtgtaacactatttttcgaaaccccgctgcttactcttAAGCTACTCTTCTGGGTTGCTTTTTACTAGTTCTCCGTTTTTACAGAAATTGGTTCTTGGAGTAAAGACCTTGTTAAATCCCAACtcttcaaagctttttactccagtttgcaattaaaaaaacaaaaaaacaaaaaaaacaattggaaataAAGTTGCTAATGTAACTCATGTGAAAGCATTCGAAATGTTCTCTTGCAACATTTTTTGCAAATTGCAGATGAGTGTTTGATTGGCTGAGTGTCTCTGGGTTTCTTTCAGCTAACCAAGAGGTCCTGCAGCGACTGGAGGTGGATTATGAGACCCTGCCGGGCTGGAAGAGCGACACCACCACTGCCAGGAAGTGGGACGACCTGCCGCCCAAGGCACAGAACTACATCCGATTTGTGGAGAACCATATTGGTGTTCCTAGTGAGTCTGCACCAGAAATTCCTCTCTTGTGAAGGCATTTACCCTGAGCAAGTTTTCAATGGAAAAGTGTACTGCCACATACTCAAGTGAAAGCATACCGAGATGTATAGTaaagttaatttttatttaaaagcatgtgGGGAGGCaatcatttaatatgtttttctAAAAAGCATACCACTTCTTAGTCTTGCCTGATTTTAAAGTGTATCCCAATTCTGAGTGCACACATCTAACAAGACTGATTAGCACCCCTCTAAACATATTTCAGTTGCTTTTTTCCAGTTTGAAAAGCCTTTTGTATCCAATGCTGGACAGTAGTCAAGCTCAATATAACTATCAACGTAACTACTTATTCCTGTAATACAACAGTATTACCTTATTTGTTAAACCTACATGTTGTAAAACATTTGAGGAGCAATTTTTTCAacacttttaattttaatttatttggcaTGCCAATGATATCACGATGTTTAACGAAAAACCAATTTCAGTACCAGTGTGCAACAGTGCCATAACCACTGTGcagcaatatttgttccaaatccattgtaaTTGTGCTGTCATTGCTGGTAAGGTTGTGCTCTGCAAATCATTGTTCAAGgtagggtttcttcagggtaatacactgaTATAAAAATGGTATCccaatagttattttaaaaccAGCTGACTACCACCGGAGCCCATGAAATATACATGTTAACAAACTTTACAAGTACGTGTTTATTAATTGCTAACTTCAGTGTGCCTAGAGATAAAGTGTAAATTAACAAACCAGAGTGGCCTGCAAGGTCTATATTGTGATTAATCAGGATGCACAGCAGTGAAAACTAGTGAAGAAAGTAATGAATAGTCGCCAAGGAATAAGATTTTAGTGTGAAATTTAAAGTGAAACTCTTCAATTGAAAGGCACGGACAGAGTAGTCTTACTGATAGCCTGGTCAGACGGAGGAAGTAAAGAGTATATTAATATGAATCTTTCTTCTTGTGTTCTTCTTTTCTTTCCAGTTAAATGGGTTGGTGTCGGAAAGGCCCGAGAGTCAATGATCCAGCTGTTCTGAATACCCGTCTGCCTCCACTCGATCAAGACCACGAGGCTCCCTGACAGCCTGCTCAACACACTGTAGTTCCAAGTGATGTTCATGGTGATGCATAAATAGTGGAAATCAACTGAATCTTTACTAGGCAATATGAGTGGTGACACTttaaaaagagacaaaggtgTGGTCTGAGGTTTTAACTAAAAGCCATACCCTTTACTGGCATCTGTACTGTTTTCACTGCAATTGAATTTCTTACACGTTTTTGAAATTATAGGGAGATATTGGACACATAATTAAAAAGCTTACTGAAAATTCCGTGTTTTTGTGTACCTTTTAATGGTATTGTTTACTTCTCAGAGAAAGTCAATTCTGAATTGACAAAACATGGGGTCGGATTCAAGAAGCAAAGGGTTTTAACTGAAATGAATAATTCTGAATGAATAATCTTACCTTCCATTCATTAACTCACAGGTGTAGTTTTGAAAGGAACATAAGATTTACCTAAgatatatttctgtttaaattagcACTGGTAATTATAGGTTTAAGAAACTCAAGTGCACATGTAACAGACTaactgaaagtaaggcatgcaaactgagagctttctttaacctaggaTAGCAACAGACCTCTCCTTAAGGTATGCAAACTACACCTTGAACAAACAGTTTTGAATAATTAGGGTGCTCTTGTATTATGTGTATCTGTTTGGCGTTACTTACTTCAATAGGCATCCCGCTATTttgatttactgtatgtattacattGTATGTTCTAAAGTGTAAAGGCTAAGAAGTATTGTGATTGAACTGCATGCTGTCTGAATGCATTTATACTACAGTGCCCATCCTTTCTCCATCAGGAAAAACAGAATCAAGCAGCTAACTTTTTCTAATAAAGTAAGATTAACCTGCTCTTGGCCAGTATCTGAATGCAGCCTTCAAACCAGTTTACTAATTGTTAATCATTTACGGGGGTTGGACAAAGCAATTACAAAGCCATAAAACTGTCAATGAGGATGAAGGGCCACTCCAAGTAGCCAGAACAGCACTGATTCACCAGTCTGCAAGACTGCACTTACTGGGCTGCTATCGTCATCACCCAAAACTCTGCCCCTGCTGAATTTGAGAAGCTAAAATGTCTGTCAAGTCTTTACTTTATTGACTGTTTTAGTAGAGTATCCACGATTATACACTGCCACAACTTTTACAAGCAATTAGATCGCACTGTCATGATATTCTGCAGACTACTCCAACTGTTACGCAACTGTGCAGACTACTCCAGAAGAGATCAAAGtaaacagcaaaaacatttaGAACATCTGGGGGAAAAatcaaaagaaagtaaacaggGCACATTGTAAGGTATTTTTCATAAAGAAGTGGTGTATAAAAGCGATGATGtttttagtttaccatggttcgccatgtttttttaaatatactttctaTACGTGCTTTACAGTGGTTGTCTGTGGTTTATCATGCTCTCACTATGCTTTAAAACACTTTAGAGTGTTTATAAGGGCAGGACTTCCTAAACTGTATCTTCAAGCAACATTATCGAGTGCCGAGTAGTTTTTGTGTGCTGCATTATGCCAGGACACATCACAAACAAACGCCATGCATGATATATTGAGTTCAAAGGTTACTCTCTATATCGGTCAATGACAACACCTGCTTTAAAAATCAAGGCACCCCTCAGAAATCAAACTGTCAacttaaaacagtaaaatgtaccacagtaaaaaaaaatatctggcaTGCTTTAATCTGTACTGGGCCTAAATAGACAAATGGCAGCTTACTGTAGTACCTTTTAACtgacagctggtttcacagacccagggTCTCACCAATGCTGGACTGCCTCATATTACCTCAAGTAAGGTAGTCGACAATTAGTACGAATTAGAGTCTGAAACCAGCTGTAACAGAAATCACACAGATATCTTTTTATTTTGACTAATCCACAATGTCTGAATGATAGCTGTTACCAAGGAAACAAGCACGCACATCCTCTTTATTCTTCGAATCTAACAAGAGCTGATGAGCTCAATGCTGTCTGTAGCAGTGAAGCTACAACTGGAGCATGTCTAAGTTCAGAGATTCCTGGGTTAACTCAGCAGAAATCAGAGGCTCTCCCTTTTCCATGTACCCTGGAGGTGAAAATGATAAGAAAAATTCGGGCCGCTGACTTGGTTTCTTTTTATGTAATGATGCGTGTGATAGTGATTGCCAGCAGTGGTATTATGGTGTATGGCAAGCTGTGAAGCATTGGAAGCAGATAACTAATAATACTGGGAAAGAGTCCTTGTGATTTGTTGCTATATCACAATCCCTGTTTCAGCTCCTTGAAACCTGCTTGACACTACATTATTCTGTGAACCAATAGATATGTTCTTGTTTCTACTCGCAGCAAAGGGGGGttataaatgatatattaaaGCCCTGTTGTAGTTATggtttgaatttgtttttcacatttaggCATGGGGGCCACATTTGAAACGTTTACTTTACATCTTAGATGCTCCtacttttttgtatataactcGTCCCCTCTGTAGATATCACAACTTTATATGACTCGTCTCTTTATGCTGCTTTGG
Coding sequences within it:
- the LOC121330407 gene encoding adenylosuccinate synthetase isozyme 1 B-like, which codes for MSSGWGAKDHKNYSNPPSAGTKRPRSDFGNKVTVVLGAQWGDEGKGKVVDLLATESDIICRCQGGNNAGHTVVVEGKEYDFHLLPSGIINQKAISLIGNGVVIHLPGLFEEGDKNEKKGLKDWQKRLIISDRAHIVFDFHQKVDGLQEIERQEQDGKNIGTTKKGIGPTYSSKAERTGLRVCDLLADFKDFSSRFKQLALQHQSMFPSLEVDIDGQLKKLKDYAERIRPMVRDGVYFMYEAIHGPPKKILVEGANAALLDIDFGTYPFVTSSNCTVGGVCTGLGIPPLNIGEVYGVVKAYTTRVGIGAFPTEQNNEVGELLQTRGHEVGVTTGRKRRCGWLDLVILRYANMINGFTALALTKLDILDVMDEIKVGIAYKLNGKRIPYFPANQEVLQRLEVDYETLPGWKSDTTTARKWDDLPPKAQNYIRFVENHIGVPIKWVGVGKARESMIQLF